In one window of Electrophorus electricus isolate fEleEle1 chromosome 15, fEleEle1.pri, whole genome shotgun sequence DNA:
- the ppp2r1bb gene encoding serine/threonine-protein phosphatase 2A 65 kDa regulatory subunit A beta isoform — MAGAEGDDSLYPIAVLIDELRNEDVQLRLNSIKKLSTIALALGVERTRTELLPFLTDTIYDEDEVLLALAEQLGSFTVLVGGPEYVHCLLPPLESLATVEETVVRDKAVESLRKISQEHSPVDLEVHFEPLVKRLACGDWFTSRTSACGLFSVCYPRVSSTVKAEIRQHFRTLCSDDTPMVRRAAASKLGEFAKVLELDYVKSDIIPLFTALASDEQDSVRLLAVEACVSIATLLPQEDLEALVMPTLRQAAEDKSWRVRYMVADKFSELQKAVGPEITKNDLVPAFQNLLKDCEAEVRAAAANKVKEFCENLPEDSRETIIMTHVLPCVKELVSDTNQHVKSALASVIMGLSTILGKDNTVEHLLPLFLAQLKDECPEVRLNIISNLDCVNEVIGIRQLSQSLLPAIVELAEDAKWRVRLAIIEYMPLLAGQLGVEFFDEKLNSLCMAWLVDHVYAIREAATCNLMKLVEKFGAEWAQNTIVPKVLSMSNDPNYLHRMTTLFCINALSEVCGQEITTKHMLPVVLKMASDQVANVRFNVAKCLQKIGPVLDSSALQAEVKPVLEILATDQDMDVKYFAQEAISVLTLA; from the exons ATGGCAGGAGCGGAGGGAGATGATTCTCTGTACCCCATTGCGGTTTTGATCGACGAATTAAGGAATGAAGATGTTCAG CTGCGACTGAACAGCATTAAAAAGCTGTCCACTATTGCTCTGGCGCTGGGTGTGGAGAGGACCCGCACCGAGCTGCTGCCCTTCCTCACCG ACACCATTTACGACGAGGACGAGGTGCTACTGGCTCTGGCTGAGCAGCTGGGGAGTTTCACAGTGCTAGTCGGTGGGCCGGAGTATGTGCACTGCCTCCTG CCGCCACTGGAGAGCCTGGCCACCGTGGAGGAGACGGTGGTGCGGGACAAGGCCGTGGAGTCTCTGCGTAAGATCTCTCAGGAGCACTCGCCTGTGGACCTGGAGGTGCACTTTGAGCCGCTGGTGAAGCGGTTGGCGTGCGGAGACTGGTTCACCTCCCGCACCTCCGCCTGCGGCCTGTTCAGCGTCTGCTACCCGCGCGTCTCCAGCACCGTCAAGGCCGAGATTCGTCA GCATTTCCGCACCCTCTGCTCGGACGACACCCCCATGGTGCGGCGTGCGGCTGCCTCTAAACTGGGCGAGTTTGCCAAAGTGTTGGAACTGGACTACGTTAAGAGTGACATCATTCCCCTTTTCACAGCGCTGGCGTCTGatgagcag GACTCCGTGCGGCTGCTGGCCGTGGAGGCGTGCGTGAGCATCGCCACGCTGCTGCCCCAGGAGGACCTGGAGGCTCTGGTGATGCCCACCCTACGCCAGGCCGCCGAGGACAAGTCCTGGAGGGTGCGCTACATGGTGGCGGACAAGTTCTCCGAG CTGCAAAAGGCAGTTGGTCCGGAGATCACCAAGAACGACCTGGTCCCTGCGTTCCAGAACCTTCTGAAAGACTGTGAGGCAGAGGTGCGGGCTGCAGCAGCCAATAAGGTCAAAG AGTTCTGCGAAAACCTGCCGGAGGACAGCCGGGAGACGATCATCATGACCCATGTGCTGCCTTGTGTCAAG GAGTTGGTGTCGGACACAAATCAGCATGTGAAGTCTGCCCTGGCCTCTGTCATCATGGGCCTCTCCACCATCCTGGGCAAGGACAACACAGTGGAGCATCTGCTCCCCCTCTTCCTGGCCCAGCTGAAGGACGAG TGTCCCGAGGTGCGCCTGAACATCATCTCCAACCTGGACTGTGTGAACGAGGTGATAGGCATACGGCAGCTCTCCCAGTCTCTGCTCCCTGCCATCGTGGAGCTGGCCGAGGACGCCAAATGGAGGGTGCGCCTGGCCATCATCGAGTACATGCCGCTCCTAGCAGGCCAGCTG GGAGTGGAGTTCTTTGATGAGAAGCTGAACTCTCTGTGTATGGCCTGGCTGGTGGACCACG TATACGCCATCCGAGAGGCGGCCACCTGTAACCTGATGAAGCTGGTGGAGAAGTTTGGTGCAGAATGGGCCCAGAACACCATTGTGCCCAAAGTGCTGAGCATGTCAAACGACCCCAACTATCTCCACAGGATGACCACTCTCTTCTGCATCAAT gcccTCTCTGAAGTATGCGGGCAGGAGATCACCACCAAGCACATGTTGCCCGTAGTCTTAAAGATGGCCAGCGACCAGGTTGCCAATGTGCGCTTCAATGTAGCCAAATGCCTACAAAAAATTGGACCAGTTTTAGACAGCAG tgcCCTGCAGGCAGAGGTGAAGCCGGTTTTGGAGATACTGGCCACGGACCAAGACATGGACGTGAAGTACTTTGCTCAGGAAGCTATAAGCG TTCTCACCTTGGCTTGA